A window of Rhinatrema bivittatum chromosome 2, aRhiBiv1.1, whole genome shotgun sequence contains these coding sequences:
- the LOC115085771 gene encoding lymphocyte antigen 6E-like, translated as MRTVLLSLLAAALCLHAVHSLQCYTCIAAEKNSDCLTKTECESNENYCMTVVASVSGSTGIVKQCVRDCTPAESSQGNTKASVSCCREDLCNKSGAASAKLSSLALLVPAGLVLSLLRAGL; from the exons ATGAGGACCGTCCTGCTCTCCCTGCTGGCCGCGGCGCTCTGCCTGCACGCCG TTCATTCCCTGCAATGTTATACATGCATTGCGGCAGAAAAGAACAGCGACTGCCTTACAAAAACAGAGTGTGAATCAAATGAGAACTACTGTATGACCGTCGTGGCTTCAGTATCTG GCTCCACTGGTATCGTTAAACAATGCGTCCGAGATTGCACTCCGGCGGAATCTTCCCAGGGTAACACgaaagcgtccgtttcctgctgCCGGGAAGACCTGTGCAACAAGAGCGGAGCAGCGAGCGCCAAACTCAGCTCCCTGGCCCTGCTGGTCCCGGCGGGTTTGGTCCTCTCCCTGCTGCGGGCTGGACTCTGA